In one Pseudomonas hydrolytica genomic region, the following are encoded:
- the pal gene encoding peptidoglycan-associated lipoprotein Pal codes for MEMLKFGKFAALSLALAVAVGCSSKGGDAAGEGAVDPNAGYGANTGAVDGSLSEEAALRAITTFYFEYDSSDLKAEAMRALDVHAKDLKGNGARVVLEGHADERGTREYNMALGERRAKAVQRYLVLQGVSPAQLELVSYGEERPVATGNDEQSWAQNRRVELRK; via the coding sequence ATGGAAATGCTGAAATTCGGTAAGTTCGCTGCACTGTCCCTGGCTCTCGCCGTTGCCGTAGGTTGCTCCTCCAAAGGCGGCGACGCTGCTGGCGAAGGCGCTGTCGACCCGAACGCTGGCTACGGTGCCAACACTGGCGCTGTTGATGGCAGCCTGAGCGAAGAAGCTGCTCTGCGCGCTATCACCACCTTCTACTTCGAGTACGACAGCTCCGACCTGAAGGCCGAAGCCATGCGCGCTCTGGACGTACACGCCAAGGACCTTAAAGGCAACGGCGCTCGCGTCGTTCTGGAAGGCCACGCTGACGAGCGCGGTACCCGTGAGTACAACATGGCTCTGGGCGAGCGTCGTGCCAAGGCCGTTCAGCGCTACCTGGTTCTGCAGGGCGTTTCCCCGGCTCAGCTGGAACTGGTTTCCTACGGCGAAGAGCGTCCGGTTGCCACTGGCAACGACGAGCAGTCCTGGGCCCAGAACCGTCGCGTAGAGCTGCGTAAGTAA
- the ruvC gene encoding crossover junction endodeoxyribonuclease RuvC, whose product MTLILGIDPGSRITGYGVVRDTGRGCEYVASGCIRTGDGPLAERLQIVFRGVSEVIRTHGPVTMGIEQVFMARNADSALKLGQARGAAIVAAVEAGLEISEYTATQVKQAVVGTGAADKQQVQMMVMHLLKLVQKPQIDASDALGIALCHAHHRQSLIPHGLASAKRRGGRLRL is encoded by the coding sequence ATGACCCTGATTCTAGGCATCGATCCCGGCTCGCGCATTACCGGCTATGGCGTGGTGCGCGATACCGGGCGTGGCTGCGAGTACGTCGCCTCGGGCTGCATTCGCACCGGCGACGGTCCCTTGGCCGAGCGTCTGCAGATCGTCTTTCGCGGCGTCAGCGAAGTGATTCGCACCCATGGGCCGGTGACCATGGGCATCGAGCAGGTGTTCATGGCGCGCAATGCCGACTCGGCCCTCAAGCTAGGCCAGGCACGAGGCGCTGCCATTGTCGCGGCGGTGGAAGCGGGGTTGGAAATCAGCGAATACACCGCTACTCAGGTCAAGCAGGCCGTGGTCGGCACCGGTGCAGCGGACAAGCAGCAGGTACAGATGATGGTCATGCACCTGCTCAAGCTGGTGCAAAAACCGCAGATCGACGCCTCCGATGCCCTGGGTATCGCCCTGTGCCATGCCCATCACCGGCAGAGCCTGATTCCCCATGGGCTGGCCAGTGCCAAGCGGCGTGGCGGTCGTCTTCGTTTATAA
- the tolB gene encoding Tol-Pal system beta propeller repeat protein TolB, which yields MNTLIRIALLGLVMLVGSVQAADPLVISHGADRATPIAVVPFGWQGGSVLPEDMSQIIGNDLRNSGYFEPIPRQNMISLPTQASEVIYRDWKALGAQYVLVGNIVPNGGRLQVQYALFNVNTEQQVMTGNVGGGTDQLRDMAHHIADQSFEKLTGVKGAFSTRLLYVTAERMGANNTRYTLQRSDYDGARAVTLLQSREPILSPSFAPDGRRIAYVSFEQRRPRIFVQHIDTGRREQITNFEGLNGAPAWSPDGNRLAFVLSRDGNPEIYVMDMGSRQMRRITNHYAIDTEPFWGKDGQTLYFTSDRAGRPQIYKTNINSGAVERVTFVGNYNANPKLSADEKTLVMIHRQDGFTVFKVAAQDLETNRLRILSDTSLDESPTVAPNGTMLIYATRQQGRGVLMLASTNGRVRLPLPTAQGEVREPSWSPYLN from the coding sequence GTGAATACCCTGATTCGTATCGCCCTGCTGGGGCTGGTCATGCTGGTCGGCAGCGTCCAGGCGGCCGACCCGCTGGTGATCTCTCACGGCGCCGACCGCGCCACTCCGATCGCCGTGGTGCCGTTCGGCTGGCAGGGCGGCTCGGTGCTGCCCGAGGACATGTCGCAGATCATCGGCAACGACCTGCGCAACTCCGGCTACTTCGAGCCCATCCCGCGGCAGAACATGATCAGCCTGCCGACCCAGGCCAGCGAAGTCATCTACCGCGACTGGAAGGCCCTCGGCGCGCAGTACGTGCTGGTCGGCAACATCGTCCCCAACGGCGGCCGCCTGCAGGTGCAGTACGCGCTGTTCAACGTCAACACCGAGCAGCAGGTCATGACCGGCAACGTCGGTGGCGGCACCGATCAGCTGCGCGACATGGCTCACCATATCGCCGACCAGTCGTTCGAGAAGCTCACCGGCGTCAAGGGTGCGTTCTCCACGCGCCTGCTCTACGTCACGGCCGAGCGCATGGGCGCCAACAATACCCGCTACACCCTGCAGCGCTCCGACTACGACGGCGCTCGCGCCGTGACCCTGCTGCAGTCGCGTGAGCCGATCCTGTCGCCGTCCTTCGCTCCCGATGGCCGCCGCATCGCCTACGTGTCGTTCGAGCAGCGTCGTCCGCGCATCTTCGTGCAGCACATCGATACCGGCCGCCGCGAGCAGATCACCAACTTCGAAGGCCTCAACGGCGCGCCGGCCTGGTCGCCGGACGGCAATCGCCTGGCTTTCGTGCTGTCGCGTGACGGCAACCCGGAAATCTACGTGATGGACATGGGCAGCCGGCAGATGCGCCGCATCACCAACCATTACGCCATTGATACCGAACCCTTCTGGGGCAAGGACGGTCAGACTCTGTACTTCACCTCGGATCGCGCGGGCCGTCCGCAGATCTACAAGACCAACATCAATAGCGGGGCAGTGGAGCGAGTGACCTTCGTCGGTAACTACAACGCCAACCCGAAATTGTCGGCTGATGAGAAGACCCTGGTGATGATCCATCGTCAGGACGGTTTCACCGTGTTCAAGGTGGCTGCGCAGGACCTGGAAACCAACCGTCTGCGCATACTTTCAGACACAAGTTTGGATGAGTCGCCCACTGTTGCGCCCAATGGCACCATGCTAATCTACGCCACCCGCCAGCAGGGCCGGGGAGTCTTGATGTTGGCGTCCACCAATGGACGCGTGAGGCTCCCTCTTCCTACCGCTCAAGGCGAAGTTCGAGAGCCTTCTTGGTCCCCTTACCTGAACTGA
- the aspS gene encoding aspartate--tRNA ligase, with translation MMRSHYCGQLNESLDGQEITLCGWVHRRRDHGGVIFLDIRDREGLAQVVFDPDRAETFAKADRVRSEYVVKITGKVRLRPAGAVNPNMASGAIEVLGYELDVLNEAETPPFPLNEYTDVGEETRLRYRFIDLRRPEMAEKLKLRSRITSSIRRYLDDNGFLDVETPILTRATPEGARDYLVPSRTHAGSFFALPQSPQLFKQLLMVAGFDRYYQIAKCFRDEDLRADRQPEFTQIDIETSFLDEKDIMDITETMVRNLFKEVLGVEFGELPHMPLAEAMRRFGSDKPDLRIPLELVDVEDQLKDVEFKVFAGPANDPKCRVTALRVPGGASMPRKQIDDYTKFVGIYGAKGLAYIKVNERAAGVDGLQSPIVKNIPLDNINVILDRVGAVDGDIVFFGADKAKIVSEALGALRIKLGHDLNLLTCEWAPLWVVDFPMFEENDDGSLTAMHHPFTSPKCTPEELEANPAAALSRAYDMVLNGTELGGGSIRIHDKAMQQTVFRVLGISEDEQQEKFGFLLDALKYGAPPHGGLAFGLDRLVMLMTGASSIREVIAFPKTQSAACVMTQAPGVVDAKSLRELHIRLREQAKAE, from the coding sequence ATGATGCGCAGCCACTATTGCGGCCAACTGAACGAGAGCCTGGATGGCCAGGAAATCACCCTTTGCGGCTGGGTCCACCGTCGCCGTGACCATGGTGGGGTGATCTTCCTCGATATTCGTGATCGTGAAGGCCTGGCCCAGGTGGTGTTCGACCCGGATCGCGCGGAGACCTTCGCCAAGGCCGACCGCGTGCGCAGCGAATACGTGGTGAAGATCACCGGCAAGGTGCGTCTGCGTCCGGCCGGTGCGGTCAACCCGAACATGGCTTCCGGTGCCATCGAAGTGCTGGGCTACGAGCTGGACGTGCTCAACGAGGCGGAAACCCCGCCGTTCCCGCTCAACGAATACACGGACGTCGGCGAGGAAACCCGCCTGCGCTACCGTTTCATCGACCTGCGTCGCCCGGAGATGGCCGAGAAGCTCAAGCTGCGCTCGCGCATCACCTCGAGCATCCGCCGCTACCTGGACGACAACGGCTTCCTCGACGTCGAGACGCCGATCCTGACCCGCGCCACGCCTGAAGGCGCACGCGACTATCTGGTGCCGAGCCGCACCCACGCCGGCAGCTTCTTCGCCCTGCCGCAGTCGCCGCAGCTGTTCAAGCAGCTACTGATGGTGGCCGGCTTCGACCGCTACTACCAGATCGCCAAGTGCTTCCGCGACGAGGACCTGCGTGCCGACCGTCAGCCGGAATTCACCCAGATCGACATCGAGACCAGCTTCCTCGATGAAAAAGACATCATGGACATCACCGAGACCATGGTGCGCAACCTGTTCAAGGAAGTGCTGGGTGTCGAGTTCGGCGAACTGCCGCACATGCCGCTGGCCGAAGCCATGCGCCGTTTCGGTTCGGACAAGCCGGACCTGCGCATCCCGCTGGAGCTGGTGGACGTCGAGGACCAGCTCAAGGACGTTGAATTCAAGGTCTTCGCAGGTCCTGCCAACGACCCGAAATGCCGTGTTACCGCGCTGCGCGTACCGGGCGGGGCGAGCATGCCGCGCAAGCAGATCGACGACTACACCAAGTTCGTCGGCATCTACGGCGCCAAGGGCCTGGCCTACATCAAGGTCAACGAGCGCGCTGCCGGCGTTGACGGTCTGCAGTCGCCGATCGTCAAGAACATCCCGCTGGACAACATCAATGTCATCCTCGACCGCGTTGGCGCCGTCGATGGCGATATCGTGTTCTTCGGCGCGGACAAGGCCAAGATCGTCAGCGAAGCCCTGGGTGCGCTGCGCATCAAGCTGGGTCATGACCTGAACCTGCTGACCTGCGAGTGGGCGCCGCTGTGGGTCGTCGACTTCCCGATGTTCGAGGAGAACGACGATGGCAGCCTGACCGCCATGCACCACCCCTTCACTTCGCCCAAGTGCACCCCCGAGGAGCTGGAGGCCAACCCGGCTGCCGCACTGTCGCGCGCCTACGACATGGTGCTCAACGGCACCGAACTGGGTGGCGGTTCGATCCGTATCCACGACAAGGCCATGCAGCAGACCGTGTTCCGCGTGCTCGGCATCAGCGAAGACGAGCAGCAGGAGAAGTTCGGCTTCCTGCTGGATGCGCTCAAGTACGGTGCGCCGCCCCACGGTGGTCTGGCTTTCGGCCTGGATCGCCTGGTAATGCTGATGACCGGCGCCAGCTCGATCCGCGAAGTGATCGCCTTCCCGAAAACCCAGAGCGCGGCCTGCGTCATGACCCAGGCGCCGGGTGTGGTGGATGCCAAGTCGCTGCGCGAGCTGCATATCCGCCTGCGTGAGCAAGCCAAGGCCGAATAA
- the tolQ gene encoding protein TolQ yields the protein MEANAVDHMSMWSLISNASLLVQLVMLTLVAASVISWVMIFQRSNAIRAAKRALDNFEDRFWSGIDLSKLYRQAGSNPDPDSGLEQIFRAGFKEFSRLRQQQGVDPDAVMDGVARAMRVAISREEEKLETALPFLATVGSTSPYIGLFGTVWGIMNSFRGLAQVQQATLATVAPGIAEALIATAIGLFAAIPAVIAYNRFSARGEMLIGRYYTFADEFQAILHRKVHTSED from the coding sequence GTGGAAGCTAACGCCGTTGACCATATGTCGATGTGGAGTCTGATCAGTAACGCCAGTCTGTTGGTTCAGCTGGTGATGCTGACCCTGGTGGCCGCCTCGGTCATTTCCTGGGTGATGATCTTCCAGCGTAGTAATGCCATCCGCGCCGCCAAGCGTGCTCTGGACAACTTCGAGGATCGTTTCTGGTCCGGTATCGACCTGTCCAAGCTGTATCGCCAGGCCGGCAGCAACCCCGATCCGGATTCCGGTCTGGAGCAGATCTTCCGTGCCGGCTTCAAGGAATTTTCCCGTCTGCGTCAGCAGCAGGGCGTCGACCCGGACGCGGTGATGGACGGCGTGGCGCGTGCCATGCGCGTGGCCATTTCCCGCGAGGAAGAGAAGCTGGAAACCGCGCTGCCGTTTCTCGCCACCGTCGGTTCCACCAGCCCGTACATCGGCCTGTTCGGTACCGTGTGGGGCATCATGAACTCCTTCCGCGGCCTGGCCCAGGTGCAGCAGGCCACCCTGGCCACCGTCGCCCCGGGTATCGCCGAAGCGCTGATCGCCACCGCCATCGGTCTGTTCGCGGCGATTCCGGCGGTCATCGCCTACAACCGCTTCTCTGCCCGCGGCGAAATGCTGATCGGCCGCTACTACACCTTCGCCGACGAGTTCCAGGCCATCCTGCACCGCAAGGTGCACACCTCGGAAGACTAA
- the ybgF gene encoding tol-pal system protein YbgF, whose amino-acid sequence MRDCRRILTLLTLALPLAAMAEVPVLESSSMQQGSSYPPAGYGTAGAYAGAGAQAPASAQGMLFNQLEQMQQEIAQLRGMLEEQQNEIQRLKQEGLERYQDLDQRISSGAAAGGAPAQNSANGAINANGTPTPPAAQQQASAEPGDPAKEKLYYDAAFDLIKAKDFDKASQAFTAFLNRYPNSQYAGNAQYWLGEVNLAKGDLQAAGQAFAKVSQAYPSHAKVPDSLFKLADVERRLGNNDKARGILQQVIAQYPGSSAAQLAQRDLQRL is encoded by the coding sequence ATGCGTGATTGCCGTCGTATCCTGACCCTTCTGACACTCGCCCTGCCGCTTGCGGCGATGGCGGAAGTTCCCGTACTGGAAAGCAGCTCCATGCAACAAGGCAGCAGCTATCCTCCGGCGGGTTATGGTACGGCCGGCGCCTACGCCGGAGCGGGTGCGCAAGCGCCCGCTTCAGCGCAGGGCATGCTGTTCAATCAGCTCGAGCAGATGCAGCAGGAAATCGCCCAGCTGCGCGGCATGCTTGAAGAACAGCAGAATGAAATCCAGCGCCTCAAGCAGGAAGGCCTGGAGCGTTACCAGGATCTGGATCAACGTATTTCCTCCGGCGCCGCTGCCGGTGGAGCTCCCGCACAGAATTCCGCCAACGGCGCGATCAACGCCAATGGCACCCCGACGCCACCTGCCGCTCAGCAGCAGGCCAGCGCCGAGCCGGGCGATCCGGCCAAGGAAAAACTCTATTACGACGCAGCCTTCGACCTGATCAAGGCCAAGGATTTCGACAAGGCGTCGCAGGCATTCACCGCCTTTCTCAACCGTTATCCCAACAGTCAGTACGCCGGCAACGCGCAGTACTGGTTGGGCGAAGTGAACCTGGCCAAGGGCGATCTGCAAGCCGCCGGTCAGGCCTTTGCCAAGGTCAGCCAGGCCTACCCGAGCCACGCCAAGGTGCCGGATTCGCTGTTCAAGCTGGCCGACGTCGAGCGTCGCCTGGGCAACAACGACAAGGCGCGCGGCATTCTGCAGCAGGTGATCGCCCAGTATCCGGGCAGTTCGGCCGCGCAGCTGGCCCAGCGCGACCTGCAGCGTCTGTAA
- the tolA gene encoding cell envelope integrity protein TolA: MMQQTERSQSESYFWPVVWAVGLHVLMFAMLFVSFAFTPELPPARPVVQATLYQLQSQSQATTQTTQKVAGEAQKTSAPQFETERLEQKKAEEQKQAQAEAQKVAAAKKAEEQKKAEEARKAEQAKAEAAKKAEAEKAAEQKRQADIAKKRAEEEAKKKAAEEAKKKAAAEEAKKKAAAAEAAKKKAAEDAKRKAEEARRKAAEDQKAAALAELLSDNVQNQQALAETHGDKVAGNLDDLIIKLITENWQRPMSARRGMSVELLIQMLPDGTVTNASVSRSSGDAPFDSSAVAAVRNVGRIPEMQQLDRATFDRMYRQRRVIFKPED, encoded by the coding sequence CTGATGCAGCAGACCGAGCGTTCGCAGTCGGAAAGCTACTTCTGGCCCGTGGTCTGGGCCGTGGGTCTGCACGTCCTGATGTTCGCCATGCTGTTCGTCAGCTTCGCCTTCACGCCCGAACTGCCGCCAGCGCGTCCGGTGGTGCAGGCCACCCTGTACCAGTTGCAGTCGCAGAGCCAGGCCACCACCCAGACCACGCAGAAGGTGGCAGGCGAGGCGCAGAAGACCTCGGCGCCGCAGTTCGAGACCGAGAGGCTCGAGCAGAAGAAGGCCGAGGAGCAGAAGCAGGCCCAGGCCGAAGCGCAGAAGGTAGCCGCGGCCAAGAAAGCCGAGGAACAAAAGAAGGCGGAAGAGGCTCGAAAGGCCGAACAGGCCAAAGCCGAAGCAGCGAAGAAGGCCGAAGCCGAAAAGGCGGCCGAGCAGAAGCGTCAGGCCGATATCGCCAAGAAGCGCGCCGAGGAAGAAGCGAAGAAGAAAGCCGCTGAAGAGGCCAAGAAAAAGGCCGCTGCAGAAGAGGCGAAGAAGAAGGCGGCAGCTGCCGAGGCAGCGAAGAAGAAGGCCGCCGAGGATGCCAAGCGCAAGGCCGAAGAGGCCCGACGCAAGGCAGCCGAGGATCAGAAGGCGGCGGCGCTGGCCGAGTTGCTCTCGGACAACGTGCAGAACCAGCAGGCGCTGGCCGAAACCCATGGCGACAAGGTGGCGGGTAACCTTGATGATCTGATCATCAAGCTGATCACCGAGAACTGGCAGCGACCGATGTCGGCGCGCCGCGGCATGAGCGTCGAGCTGCTGATCCAGATGCTGCCCGATGGCACCGTGACCAATGCCAGCGTATCGCGCTCCAGTGGCGATGCGCCGTTCGACAGCTCGGCCGTGGCTGCGGTACGTAACGTCGGGCGTATTCCCGAGATGCAACAATTGGATCGCGCTACCTTCGACCGTATGTACAGGCAGCGTCGCGTCATTTTCAAACCGGAGGATTGA
- the ybgC gene encoding tol-pal system-associated acyl-CoA thioesterase, with translation MCAQNGVQPFSHRCRVYYEDTDAGGIVYYVNYLKFMERARTERLRQLGFAQSTLAGEGLLFVVHSAEARYHAPARLDDELVISADVIELNRASLRFRQQVRRAADDALLCEGQFLVACVRADNLKPRAIPESLRHAFAGTQAPGLIAAGE, from the coding sequence ATGTGCGCGCAAAACGGAGTCCAGCCGTTCAGTCACCGCTGCCGGGTCTATTACGAAGACACCGATGCCGGTGGCATCGTCTACTACGTCAACTACCTCAAATTCATGGAGCGGGCTCGCACCGAGCGCCTGCGTCAGCTGGGTTTTGCCCAGTCGACGCTTGCCGGTGAGGGCCTGTTGTTCGTCGTGCATTCTGCCGAGGCGCGTTATCACGCGCCGGCGCGCCTGGATGACGAACTGGTGATCAGCGCCGATGTGATCGAATTGAACCGTGCCAGCCTGCGCTTTCGTCAACAGGTCAGGCGGGCCGCGGATGATGCGCTGCTCTGCGAAGGGCAGTTTCTGGTGGCCTGTGTGCGCGCCGACAACTTGAAACCCCGGGCTATACCCGAATCCCTGCGACACGCGTTCGCCGGGACGCAGGCGCCGGGTTTAATTGCAGCAGGAGAGTAA
- the tolR gene encoding protein TolR yields MARIRNRRKPVAEMNVVPYIDVMLVLLVIFMVTAPMLNQGVKVDLPKVSSEALPQDNDAQVLTISIKADKTYYWNMGSEVDVDTEQERASTLEQMTQAVSAIIAENRRQGKQVQVFVRGDRTVDYGTVMAAMGGLQQADVGNVGLITEAP; encoded by the coding sequence ATGGCGAGAATTCGCAACAGACGCAAACCGGTCGCCGAGATGAACGTGGTGCCCTACATCGACGTGATGCTGGTGCTGCTGGTCATCTTCATGGTCACCGCGCCCATGCTCAACCAGGGCGTCAAGGTCGACCTGCCCAAGGTCAGCAGCGAAGCGCTGCCGCAGGACAACGACGCCCAGGTGCTGACCATTTCCATCAAGGCCGACAAGACCTACTACTGGAACATGGGCAGCGAGGTCGACGTCGATACCGAGCAGGAGCGCGCCTCCACCCTCGAGCAGATGACTCAGGCGGTTTCGGCGATCATTGCCGAGAACCGTCGCCAGGGTAAGCAGGTGCAGGTGTTCGTGCGCGGTGATCGCACCGTCGACTACGGCACCGTGATGGCGGCCATGGGCGGCTTGCAACAGGCCGACGTGGGCAACGTCGGATTGATTACCGAGGCGCCCTGA
- the ruvA gene encoding Holliday junction branch migration protein RuvA codes for MIGRLRGTLAEKQPPHLLLDVNGVGYELEVPMTTLYRLPAVGETLTLHTHQVVREDAHLLYGFFEKRERELFRELIRLNGVGPKLALALMSGLEVDELVRCVQAQDTAALTKVPGVGKKTAERLLVELKDRFKAWETMPAIATLVVEPRLGATVSSAENDAVSALISLGYKPQEASRAVAAVKEDGLSSEDLIRRALRGMA; via the coding sequence GTGATCGGACGTTTGCGCGGCACCCTGGCGGAAAAGCAGCCGCCGCATTTGCTTCTGGATGTAAATGGCGTCGGTTATGAGCTGGAAGTGCCGATGACCACCCTATATCGTCTGCCTGCGGTGGGGGAGACGCTGACGCTGCACACCCATCAGGTGGTGCGCGAAGACGCCCATCTGCTTTACGGATTTTTCGAGAAGCGCGAGCGCGAGCTGTTCCGCGAGCTGATCCGCCTCAATGGCGTCGGCCCCAAGCTGGCGCTGGCCTTGATGTCCGGGCTGGAGGTCGACGAGCTGGTGCGCTGCGTGCAAGCCCAGGACACGGCGGCGCTGACCAAGGTGCCCGGCGTCGGCAAGAAGACCGCAGAGCGGCTGCTGGTGGAACTCAAGGACAGGTTCAAGGCCTGGGAGACCATGCCGGCCATCGCCACCCTGGTGGTTGAACCTCGCCTGGGGGCGACAGTCTCAAGCGCGGAGAACGATGCGGTGAGCGCTCTGATTTCCCTCGGCTACAAGCCGCAGGAGGCCAGCCGGGCCGTGGCTGCCGTCAAGGAGGATGGCTTGAGTAGTGAAGATTTGATTCGTCGCGCGTTGCGCGGCATGGCGTAG
- the ruvB gene encoding Holliday junction branch migration DNA helicase RuvB, producing the protein MIEADRLITASPREREEQQDRAIRPLKLADYIGQPGVREQMELFIQAARGRAESLDHTLIFGPPGLGKTTLANIIAQEMGVSIKSTSGPVLERPGDLAALLTNLEAGDVLFVDEIHRLSPIVEEVLYPAMEDFQLDIMIGEGPAARSIKLDLPPFTLVGATTRAGMLTNPLRDRFGIVQRLEFYGIDDLATIVTRSAGILGLPIEDQGAYEIARRARGTPRIANRLLRRVRDFAEVRGRGHITREIADQALNLLDVDERGFDHSDRRLLLAMIEKFDGGPVGVDSLAAAISEERHTIEDVLEPYLIQQGYMMRTPRGRVVTRHAYLHFGLNTPKRLGEQPSGDLFAVSDE; encoded by the coding sequence ATGATCGAAGCCGATCGCCTGATTACCGCCAGCCCGCGCGAGCGCGAAGAACAGCAGGATCGTGCCATCCGTCCGCTGAAGCTGGCCGACTACATTGGCCAGCCCGGCGTGCGCGAGCAGATGGAGCTGTTCATCCAGGCTGCTCGTGGCCGGGCGGAGTCGCTCGATCACACCCTGATCTTCGGTCCGCCCGGCCTGGGCAAGACCACCCTAGCCAATATCATCGCCCAGGAAATGGGCGTATCGATCAAGAGCACGTCCGGCCCTGTATTGGAGCGTCCGGGCGATCTGGCTGCCCTGTTGACCAACCTGGAAGCCGGGGACGTGCTGTTCGTCGACGAAATCCACCGCCTCTCGCCGATAGTCGAGGAGGTGCTGTATCCAGCCATGGAGGACTTCCAGCTCGACATCATGATCGGCGAAGGCCCGGCGGCGCGCTCGATCAAGCTCGATCTGCCGCCCTTCACCCTGGTGGGTGCCACCACCCGCGCCGGCATGCTGACCAACCCGCTGCGCGACCGCTTCGGCATCGTCCAGCGCCTGGAGTTCTACGGTATCGACGACCTGGCTACCATCGTCACGCGATCTGCCGGCATTCTCGGCCTGCCCATCGAAGACCAGGGCGCTTACGAGATCGCGCGTCGTGCACGCGGCACGCCGCGTATCGCCAACCGCCTGCTGCGCCGCGTGCGCGACTTCGCCGAAGTGCGCGGGCGTGGCCACATCACCCGTGAGATCGCCGACCAGGCGCTCAACCTGCTGGATGTCGATGAACGTGGCTTCGACCACTCCGACCGTCGTCTGCTGTTGGCCATGATCGAGAAGTTCGACGGTGGACCGGTGGGCGTCGACAGCCTGGCGGCCGCCATCAGCGAAGAGCGCCACACCATCGAGGATGTGCTCGAACCCTATCTGATCCAGCAGGGCTATATGATGCGTACGCCGCGCGGGCGGGTGGTGACCCGTCACGCCTATCTGCACTTTGGCCTCAACACCCCGAAACGTCTCGGCGAGCAGCCGAGCGGAGACTTGTTCGCAGTGAGCGACGAATGA
- a CDS encoding YebC/PmpR family DNA-binding transcriptional regulator: MAGHSKWANIKHRKGRQDAKRGKIFTKLIRELTVAAKHGGPVPADNPRLRLAVDKALTNNMSREVIDRAIARGAGNNEADNVIEFSYEGYAPSGVAIIVEVMTDNRNRTAAEVRHAFTKCGGNLGTDGSVAYMFERKGQISFAPGVDEDALMEAALEAGADDVEMGEDGSALVSTSFTEFHAVNEALGAAGFKAEEAEIAMIPSISAPIADLETAQKVFKLIDMLEDLDDVQNVYHNAEVADEIMEQLG, translated from the coding sequence ATGGCTGGTCATTCCAAATGGGCCAACATCAAGCACCGCAAGGGGCGTCAGGACGCCAAGCGCGGCAAGATCTTCACCAAGCTGATCCGTGAGCTGACGGTCGCGGCCAAGCATGGTGGCCCGGTTCCGGCGGACAACCCGCGTCTGCGCCTGGCCGTGGACAAAGCGCTGACCAACAACATGTCGCGCGAGGTGATCGACCGCGCCATCGCCCGCGGCGCCGGCAACAACGAAGCCGATAACGTCATCGAGTTCAGCTACGAAGGCTATGCGCCGAGCGGTGTGGCCATCATCGTCGAGGTGATGACCGACAACCGCAACCGCACCGCCGCAGAAGTGCGTCATGCCTTCACCAAGTGCGGCGGCAACCTCGGCACCGATGGTTCGGTTGCCTACATGTTCGAGCGCAAGGGGCAGATCAGCTTCGCACCGGGTGTCGATGAGGACGCCCTGATGGAAGCCGCGCTGGAGGCGGGTGCCGATGACGTGGAGATGGGCGAGGACGGTTCGGCCCTGGTGTCGACCAGCTTCACCGAGTTCCACGCCGTCAACGAAGCGCTGGGCGCTGCCGGCTTCAAGGCCGAGGAGGCGGAAATCGCCATGATTCCCTCGATCAGCGCGCCGATTGCTGATCTGGAAACCGCGCAGAAGGTCTTCAAGCTGATCGACATGCTCGAAGATCTGGATGACGTGCAGAACGTCTATCACAACGCCGAAGTCGCCGACGAGATCATGGAGCAGCTCGGCTGA